In Synechococcales cyanobacterium T60_A2020_003, the genomic stretch TGATGTCGATCATGACTCATCCAGGACTTACGCACTACGTGCGGCGTCCTGAGTCTTTTAGGCGATTTTGCGCGGGTTACACCCGCGCAAAATCGCCCAATTGCGTAAGTCCTGTCATCCTCGAAAATATTAGCGGTTGCCGTAGAAGAGCCGTCCCCAGCCTGACTGATCGCCATCGGGTGTCCATCGATGCGTTAGCACATAGCGAGGATAGATGACTTGCTTCCCGTTACGGGGATCGCCTGTGTACCCTCCTCCTGGGTCAAGGAGGCTACCAAAGGGATCATGGCAAATATAGTCTCTGCTCTCTGTTCTGCCAATGACGACGACCATATGCCCCCCCGTTGGCGATTGCAGGCTACCTCGATGCAGAATGCCAATCACGATCGGCAATCCCGCCTCGAGAGATTGATCGAGTTGCTCAAACCCTAGATTGGTGTGCCAGGTTGAGCGGATTCCAATGTGATTGAGAGCCTGGGTTTGGGCTCCGTGGTCGGTGGTATCACCGTACTGACGCACAATTTGATAGTACTCATCATCAGTGGTGATGGAGGCACCCAAGAACCGAGCAACCATCGCGCAGCTTGAAGTGTTGCAGGTGCGCATGGGTTCATAGCGGTTGTCGGTTTGGAGGTAGAACGGAACGGGAAGTGTGATGCTGCCGCGGAGGGGGGGTACGTGTTTCCACATTTGTAGAAATCCGCGAACCGTGTCCGCCTGGCTGGCTTGCTGTAGCCAATTGATCGCCGCATTCTGGTGAGGAAGTTTCTGGTAAAAACGGAAGACCTGAACAAAATCGATGGGGGCGTCGCTTTGTCCATCTCGCCACATCAAGGCAAACTCACGCTGCTTTTGTTCTCCTGTGGATGCTTGGAGCCAGCGGATGAGCTTGACTTGCTCAGGACACTCGCGAAAGTCTTGGATGGTGTCGAGGAGGGTAATCTCGGTGGCGATCGCCCCAGTCCACATTTTAAGGAGTCCAGACAGAGTTTTGGGATGACTGGCCTCGGCAAGCCACTCCAGCGCAATTTTTTGGTGGGGCATGCGCCGATAGGAGCGGAATACGTTAACAAAATCAATGTCGCCTCGGTCTTCACCATTGCGCCACATCATGGCGAACTGCAACTGTTTCTCGCGTCCGGTAGACGCCTGAAACCATTGAATCAGCTTGATGTATTTGGGCTGGTCGTCGAATCGTTCAACAATTCGGATGAACTCGGTTGAGTACGCGCCTTGTGTAGAAGTGAATCCCTGAGTCGCTATCATGGCTCTAAGTCCTGGACAGTCTTGACATTGTTTAGTTGACGTTGTTACTTAAAATGCCCACTTTCATCCCAAAGTGCACATTTTTTCCTGAAAAATATTTTTCGAGAGCGATTCTTCATTGGGAATTCAGGTTAGAACGCCGACACGATGAGGAAGGGGACTAAACAATAAAACAACGTAATTTTCTGCAAACGAATTTGTGCTGAACGACTATAATGAGCAATCGCGCCATTTTACCTGGGAAACCGGGGTATGGTGATGTAGTGAGTTGAAATACAGACCGTTGGCGGCTGCACCCAAAAGGCTATGACTTCAGTTAAAACCCAGTTAGAACAGCGTGTGGATCAGGCGTTGGTGAGCGCATTTGGCGATGCGGTGGCCGGAACCGATCCGATGCTGACTCCCACCAATAATCCCAAGTTTGGGGATTACCAGGCCAATGTGGCCATGTCGCTGGCAAAACCGCTGAAGCAAGCACCACGGGCGATCGCCGAACAAATTGTGCAGCACCTTGAGATTTCGGATCTGGGCGATCCCCCTGAAATTGCAGGGCCAGGGTTCATCAACCTGCGGCTAAAACCGGATTTTTTGGCGAATCAACTGAAGGCAATTCAGCATGATGCACGGTTGGGGATTGCGCCCGATCCCAATCCACAGCGGGTGATTGTGGACTACCCCAGTCCCAACATTGCCAAGGAAATGCATGTCGGCCACCTGCGTCCCTCAGTGATTGGGGACTGCTTGGCGCGAATTTTAGAATTTTTAGGTCACACCGTGATTCGCCTCAGTCATATCGGCGATTGGGGTACGCCGTTTGGGATGCTGATTGCCTACCTGCGGGAAGCCTACCCGGAGGCGTTGAACGCTACGAATGCGCTGGATTTGGGGGATTTAGCAACATTTTATCGTGCGGCGAAGAAACGGTTTGATGAAGACGAGGCGTTTCAAGCGGCAGCCCGTCAATCGGTGGTGCAGCTTCAGGCGGGGGATCCCGCCACGATCCAAGCCTGGAAGATTGTCTGTGACCTATCCAACCGCACCAACCGCAAGATTTTTGACTTGATGGGCTTGTCGCCGAAGATTCAGGAGCGGGGGGAGTCATTTTATAATCCGCTGCTGCCGGACGTGATCGCAGAACTGGATCGGCTGGGCTTGCTGGTGGAGGACAACGGCGCGCAGTGTGTGTTTCTGGAGGGATTCACCAACAAGGACGGTAATCCCCTGCCGCTGATTGTCCAGAAATCCGATGGAGGCTACAACTACGCCACCACCGACCTCGCGGCGATTCGCTATCGGGTGAATGAAGACCAGGTGGATCGCGTTGTTTATCCGGTGGGGATGGAGCAAACCAACCACTTTGCCCAGATTTTTCAGGTGGGGAAGCGAGCAGGATGGATCACGGAGGAGGTGTCCTTTGACTATGCGCCCTTGGGATCAATTCTGGGAGAAGATGGCAAAAAGCTGAAGAGTCGCTCTGGGGAAGCGGTGCGGCTGATTGATCTGCTGGATGATGCGATCGCCCATGCTCGAACAGATTTAGAGAAACGGCTTGCGGAGGAACATCGCACCGAGTCAGACGATTTTATTGAGAATGTGGCGCGGGTCGTCGGCATTGGTGCCGTCAAGTATTCCGACCTCAGCCAAAACCGCACCAGCAACTATATTTTCAACTACGACAAAATGCTGGCGCTCCAGGGCAACACCGCGCCCTACATGCTCTACGCCTACGTGCGGGTACAGGGCATCAGCCGTAAAGGGGGCATTGATTTTGAAGCCTTGGGTGTCGATGCGGAGATTATCCTCACCGATGAAAGCGAATTGACCCTGGCCAAATACCTGCTGCAATTGGAAGATGTGCTGCATGCCGTTGAACAGGATTTATTGCCCAACCGTTTGTGCGAGTATCTGTTTGAACTGAGTAAGAAATTCAACCAGTTCTACGATCGCTGTCCGATCCTACAAGCCGAGGAACCCACCCGCACATCCCGGTTGATCTTGGCCGATTTGACCGCTCGCACCATTCGCTTAGGGTTATCGCTGCTAGGTATTTCGGTACTTGAACGGATGTAGATCTATCAACAACGGGCGATCGCCCCTAGGAGCCACCATGCTTGAACTCCATTGCCATACCACCTGTTCGGACGGGGTG encodes the following:
- the argS gene encoding arginine--tRNA ligase codes for the protein MTSVKTQLEQRVDQALVSAFGDAVAGTDPMLTPTNNPKFGDYQANVAMSLAKPLKQAPRAIAEQIVQHLEISDLGDPPEIAGPGFINLRLKPDFLANQLKAIQHDARLGIAPDPNPQRVIVDYPSPNIAKEMHVGHLRPSVIGDCLARILEFLGHTVIRLSHIGDWGTPFGMLIAYLREAYPEALNATNALDLGDLATFYRAAKKRFDEDEAFQAAARQSVVQLQAGDPATIQAWKIVCDLSNRTNRKIFDLMGLSPKIQERGESFYNPLLPDVIAELDRLGLLVEDNGAQCVFLEGFTNKDGNPLPLIVQKSDGGYNYATTDLAAIRYRVNEDQVDRVVYPVGMEQTNHFAQIFQVGKRAGWITEEVSFDYAPLGSILGEDGKKLKSRSGEAVRLIDLLDDAIAHARTDLEKRLAEEHRTESDDFIENVARVVGIGAVKYSDLSQNRTSNYIFNYDKMLALQGNTAPYMLYAYVRVQGISRKGGIDFEALGVDAEIILTDESELTLAKYLLQLEDVLHAVEQDLLPNRLCEYLFELSKKFNQFYDRCPILQAEEPTRTSRLILADLTARTIRLGLSLLGISVLERM
- a CDS encoding C39 family peptidase, whose product is MWKHVPPLRGSITLPVPFYLQTDNRYEPMRTCNTSSCAMVARFLGASITTDDEYYQIVRQYGDTTDHGAQTQALNHIGIRSTWHTNLGFEQLDQSLEAGLPIVIGILHRGSLQSPTGGHMVVVIGRTESRDYICHDPFGSLLDPGGGYTGDPRNGKQVIYPRYVLTHRWTPDGDQSGWGRLFYGNR